One genomic window of Solanum dulcamara chromosome 10, daSolDulc1.2, whole genome shotgun sequence includes the following:
- the LOC129871548 gene encoding nuclear transcription factor Y subunit B-6-like, whose product MPIANVIRIMRKILPPHAKISDDAKETIQECVSEFISFVTGEANDRCQREQRKTITAEDVLWAMSKLGFDDYIEPLTLHLHRYRECDGGERGSLRGEPLMLMKPRGAMIDPVTSTSIANNMTPINYPLPPNFTMAHHHHHHHGYFAYAHMSNDNVASNSQANHDEANNVESFREHKE is encoded by the coding sequence ATGCCTATAGCCAACGTGATCCGAATCATGCGAAAAATCCTACCTCCACATGCCAAGATATCAGACGACGCAAAAGAGACCATCCAAGAATGCGTGTCGGAGTTCATCAGCTTCGTCACGGGGGAAGCTAATGACCGTTGCCAGCGTGAGCAACGCAAGACTATCACGGCCGAAGACGTGCTCTGGGCCATGAGCAAGCTAGGGTTCGATGACTACATCGAGCCCCTGACTCTGCACCTGCACCGCTATCGCGAGTGCGACGGTGGGGAGCGCGGCTCCCTCAGAGGGGAACCACTCATGCTGATGAAGCCGCGGGGTGCTATGATTGACCCCGTGACTTCAACTAGCATTGCCAACAACATGACACCTATTAATTATCCCTTGCCACCTAATTTCACAATggctcatcatcatcatcaccatCATGGCTACTTTGCTTATGCACACATGAGTAATGACAATGTTGCTTCAAATTCTCAAGCTAATCATGATGAGGCAAATAATGTTGAATCATTTAGAGAGCATAAGGAGTAA